Proteins encoded in a region of the Candidatus Nitrospira nitrificans genome:
- a CDS encoding class I SAM-dependent rRNA methyltransferase yields the protein MTTMAQVRLTSLRAPEGRPLWLFAGHVGPVTGQAAAGDLVDVLTPDGQFYGRGLYNPASKIRIRLLTFEDESIDETFWRGRIQQAIRLRQRVVAQSNAYRLIYAEGDRLPGLIVDRYDQLLVMQCLSFGMDSRKELLADILMKELNLTSVYLRNEAKSRQLEGLPLERRFLRGSGPTQVEIHEGVAKFLVDVERGQKTGWFCDQRENRLAAAKLASGAEVLEVFCHTGAFGLHAALAGAVSVEGLDVSLDTLAMARTQATMNKVEDRCTYRQADAFEEMRKLVKAGRRYDLVILDPPAFARSQQALAGALTGYKDVNLLGLKLLKPEGFLVTSSCSHPVSEADLWKSIRLAARDAKRDIRLIEQRGQSADHPILASMPETRYLKCFIVQVL from the coding sequence ATGACAACGATGGCCCAGGTCCGCCTTACGTCGCTCCGCGCCCCGGAAGGACGGCCTCTCTGGCTCTTTGCCGGTCATGTCGGGCCGGTCACCGGTCAAGCCGCAGCCGGGGATTTGGTCGATGTCCTGACCCCCGACGGACAATTCTACGGACGTGGTCTCTATAATCCTGCGTCAAAAATTCGCATCCGGCTCCTGACATTCGAGGATGAATCCATCGACGAGACGTTCTGGCGGGGAAGAATTCAGCAGGCGATCCGCCTCCGGCAGCGAGTGGTCGCGCAGTCCAATGCCTATCGGCTGATTTATGCAGAAGGCGATCGACTACCGGGGTTGATCGTGGATCGGTACGATCAACTGCTGGTCATGCAGTGCTTATCGTTCGGCATGGATAGCCGGAAAGAACTCTTAGCCGACATTCTGATGAAAGAATTGAATCTGACGAGTGTGTACCTGCGGAACGAGGCCAAGAGTCGGCAACTCGAAGGGTTGCCTCTCGAACGGAGATTTCTCCGTGGCAGCGGCCCGACACAAGTCGAGATTCACGAAGGGGTCGCGAAGTTTCTCGTGGATGTGGAACGGGGGCAGAAGACCGGCTGGTTTTGCGACCAACGGGAAAACCGGCTGGCAGCGGCCAAGTTGGCATCAGGAGCCGAGGTGCTGGAAGTGTTCTGCCATACCGGCGCCTTCGGCCTTCATGCCGCGCTCGCCGGAGCCGTGTCAGTGGAGGGCCTCGATGTCAGTCTGGACACACTGGCCATGGCCCGAACACAGGCCACGATGAACAAGGTGGAGGATCGCTGCACCTATCGCCAGGCCGATGCGTTCGAAGAGATGCGCAAGCTGGTGAAGGCGGGGCGACGCTATGATCTGGTGATCCTCGATCCTCCGGCCTTCGCGCGCAGCCAGCAGGCCTTGGCCGGCGCATTGACCGGGTATAAGGATGTCAATCTCTTGGGTTTGAAGCTACTCAAGCCGGAAGGGTTTCTGGTCACCAGTTCCTGCTCTCATCCTGTCTCTGAAGCAGATCTCTGGAAGAGCATCCGTCTCGCGGCACGCGACGCCAAGCGAGACATTCGCCTGATTGAGCAACGAGGCCAAAGTGCCGACCATCCGATCCTGGCCAGCATGCCGGAGACGCGTTATTTGAAGTGTTTCATCGTGCAGGTCTTGTAG